From one Methanomassiliicoccales archaeon genomic stretch:
- a CDS encoding radical SAM protein, translating into MRSIDLYRPGSDFPSVSVTGTRCELMCQHCRGRYLEGMEPVATPEELMAFAKELEAKGAPGFLLSGGCDRRGKVPLAPFVPTVREIKRSTSLQVNLHPGLVSGTEAEELASSGADRLSFDLTLDPDTLNHRMHLDRSPQDIIDSFKNLCRAAPGRVAPHVLLGAGKEERELEAVRLAGKEEVPCIILLSLLGQKVDDWEGRLLRAVAAGVGTGRPVLLGCLRPRGRPDVEIEALRAGAAGLACPAKATAEWALKNGGAWHRSCCALHR; encoded by the coding sequence ATGCGGAGCATCGATCTCTACCGACCCGGCAGCGATTTCCCCTCCGTGTCCGTAACTGGCACCCGCTGCGAGCTGATGTGCCAGCACTGCCGGGGGCGTTACTTGGAAGGCATGGAACCGGTAGCTACGCCGGAAGAGCTGATGGCCTTCGCCAAAGAACTGGAGGCGAAGGGGGCGCCAGGGTTCCTGCTCAGCGGGGGCTGCGACCGCCGGGGAAAGGTACCGTTGGCGCCCTTCGTTCCGACGGTGCGGGAGATCAAACGTAGCACGTCCCTGCAGGTCAACCTGCACCCCGGCCTGGTGTCCGGGACGGAAGCGGAGGAGCTGGCCTCGTCGGGTGCCGACCGCCTCTCCTTCGACCTGACCCTGGACCCGGACACATTAAATCATCGTATGCATCTGGACCGCTCCCCGCAGGACATCATCGATTCGTTCAAGAACCTCTGCCGCGCCGCCCCCGGCCGGGTGGCGCCGCACGTGCTGCTGGGGGCGGGAAAGGAAGAGAGGGAGCTGGAGGCCGTGCGGCTGGCCGGAAAAGAGGAAGTGCCGTGCATCATCCTGCTGTCGTTGCTGGGCCAGAAGGTCGACGATTGGGAGGGGCGGTTGCTGCGAGCGGTGGCGGCGGGCGTCGGGACCGGAAGGCCGGTCCTGCTCGGCTGCCTGCGGCCCCGCGGACGCCCGGACGTGGAGATCGAAGCGCTCAGGGCCGGCGCCGCAGGCCTCGCCTGCCCGGCCAAAGCAACGGCGGAATGGGCGCTCAAGAACGGGGGCGCCTGGCACCGGAGCTGCTGCGCCCTTCACCGGTAG
- the rpl18a gene encoding 50S ribosomal protein L18Ae: MKAFQATGSYNACRGSYRKITQTFSVEVAAADEKEAIEKVLSDLGSKHRVKRTNITFTGIKPMAAADVTNPVVKYQIGEK; this comes from the coding sequence ATGAAGGCTTTTCAGGCAACCGGTTCCTACAACGCGTGCAGAGGAAGCTACCGCAAGATCACCCAGACCTTTAGTGTTGAAGTGGCCGCGGCCGACGAGAAGGAGGCCATAGAGAAGGTTCTGTCCGACCTGGGCAGCAAGCACCGCGTGAAGCGGACCAACATTACGTTCACTGGGATAAAACCGATGGCCGCCGCCGACGTCACTAACCCGGTGGTAAAGTACCAGATCGGTGAGAAGTGA
- the priS gene encoding DNA primase catalytic subunit PriS yields MNREVEFAMNLFREYYQRSPPPAPADLRDREFGFMFFDRDFVRRHMGFLEENDFRRFLLNQVPSHVYYSSALYERPSAPTMDLKGWKGADLIFDLDADHIRGAEGLSYEDMLKLVKKEAAALLDRYIFGELGFEERYVRIAFSGGRGYHVHVHHPKLLRLGSHERGEIIDFVTGTDLDLDTVFPSAASMKKDFKDKVKVERAFRVPGKDEGGWKRLGRLSLEKVAGDVKVMSNQGLRERYPVLLKAKEATLDEMRRSLHERRGDSTGLELILRDDSLEYLPSDRAKELFMQMVLGSLKERMAGQIDEPVTRDVKRLIRLPGSLHGKTGLRVVTLTRDQLDGFDPLRDAVPEAFPETPVKVRLKEKLDIHVKDFQVQGADDMDVPTYAALFLVLRRWAILA; encoded by the coding sequence GCGGGACCGGGAGTTCGGCTTCATGTTCTTCGACCGGGACTTCGTCCGCAGGCACATGGGCTTTCTGGAGGAGAACGATTTCCGACGCTTCCTGCTCAACCAGGTGCCATCGCATGTCTACTACTCTTCAGCTCTTTACGAACGGCCGTCGGCGCCGACCATGGACCTCAAAGGGTGGAAAGGGGCGGACCTAATATTCGACCTGGACGCCGACCATATAAGGGGGGCGGAGGGGCTTTCCTATGAGGATATGCTCAAGCTGGTCAAGAAGGAGGCGGCGGCGCTGCTGGACCGCTACATCTTTGGCGAGCTTGGTTTCGAGGAGCGCTACGTGCGCATCGCCTTCTCCGGTGGACGTGGTTACCACGTGCACGTGCACCATCCCAAGCTGCTCCGCCTGGGCTCGCACGAGCGCGGGGAGATCATCGACTTCGTCACCGGCACCGACCTGGACCTGGACACGGTGTTCCCCTCGGCCGCCAGCATGAAGAAGGACTTCAAGGACAAGGTGAAGGTGGAGCGGGCCTTCCGCGTCCCGGGGAAGGACGAGGGGGGCTGGAAGCGTTTGGGCCGCCTGTCCCTGGAGAAGGTGGCCGGGGACGTCAAGGTCATGAGCAACCAGGGGCTGCGGGAGAGGTACCCCGTTCTGCTCAAGGCCAAGGAAGCCACCCTGGACGAGATGAGGCGGTCGCTGCACGAGCGCCGGGGGGACTCCACCGGGCTGGAGCTTATCCTGCGCGACGACAGCTTGGAATACCTACCCTCCGACCGGGCCAAGGAGCTGTTCATGCAGATGGTGCTCGGTTCGCTCAAGGAGCGGATGGCCGGGCAGATAGACGAACCGGTCACGCGGGACGTGAAGCGCCTCATCCGGCTTCCGGGGTCGCTGCACGGCAAGACCGGGCTCCGGGTGGTCACGCTGACCAGGGACCAATTGGACGGCTTCGACCCACTGCGGGACGCGGTGCCGGAGGCCTTCCCGGAAACGCCGGTGAAGGTGCGGCTCAAAGAGAAGCTGGACATACACGTGAAGGACTTCCAGGTGCAGGGGGCGGATGATATGGACGTGCCGACCTATGCCGCCCTGTTCCTCGTCCTGCGCCGATGGGCTATCCTTGCGTGA
- a CDS encoding tRNA(Ile)(2)-agmatinylcytidine synthase: protein MFVAFDDTDSLESMCTTFLATEVIKALRGYDLIGLPRLVRLNPAVPWKTRGNGALCVRFGVGRGKCNMVGEIDGAPIYSYNRMYEEADRQMVLRTAQAIVGKWSRTREGASPGLVVSLQKPAQRLYWEAVRGIVEKEGTLRELQRIGADLVGWEGGRGIIGASAAMAWRPHDSTYEIITYRQPERWGTPRYLDDGSVRDMDLRFPSTFNNFDHRTGRRAISPHTPCPVLFGVRGDDPQELMSAVFSLRSEPPSRWMMFLTNQGTDDHLIRAEPELPDRSYDFFATVAGTPTTVQGGHVIVPVSTKKGQLECAAYEPTKEFRDVVRALRLGDRLRLFGELRAEPRTLNIEKLQVVSTAPELRKVSNPRCPACGGPTKSIGSSGGYRCKKCGAKNDLPPATAEVPRSISPGWYEPPVCARRHLGKPLKRMGL from the coding sequence ATGTTCGTCGCCTTCGACGATACCGACTCCCTCGAATCGATGTGCACCACCTTCCTCGCCACCGAGGTCATCAAGGCCCTGAGAGGATACGACCTCATCGGCCTGCCCCGGTTAGTTCGACTGAACCCGGCCGTGCCCTGGAAGACAAGGGGCAACGGGGCGCTGTGCGTCCGCTTCGGCGTGGGCAGGGGGAAATGCAACATGGTCGGCGAGATCGACGGCGCCCCCATATACAGCTACAACCGCATGTATGAGGAAGCGGACCGTCAAATGGTGCTGCGCACCGCCCAGGCCATCGTGGGCAAGTGGTCCCGGACCAGGGAAGGGGCCAGCCCCGGACTGGTGGTCTCCCTGCAGAAACCGGCCCAGCGCCTGTATTGGGAAGCGGTGCGCGGAATAGTGGAGAAGGAGGGCACTCTGCGCGAGCTGCAGAGGATCGGTGCAGACCTGGTCGGCTGGGAGGGAGGACGCGGAATAATCGGGGCCTCGGCGGCCATGGCCTGGCGCCCTCACGACAGCACTTACGAGATCATCACTTACCGCCAACCAGAGAGGTGGGGGACGCCCCGCTATCTGGACGACGGGTCGGTCCGGGACATGGACCTGCGGTTCCCCAGCACCTTCAACAACTTCGATCACCGGACCGGCCGCCGGGCCATATCCCCGCACACCCCCTGCCCGGTGCTCTTCGGCGTGCGCGGGGACGACCCCCAGGAGCTAATGTCCGCGGTGTTCAGCCTGCGCTCGGAGCCGCCCTCCCGCTGGATGATGTTCCTGACCAACCAGGGGACCGACGACCATCTCATCCGCGCCGAGCCAGAGCTCCCCGATCGCTCCTACGACTTCTTCGCCACCGTCGCCGGCACGCCGACGACCGTCCAAGGCGGGCACGTCATCGTCCCCGTAAGCACGAAGAAAGGGCAACTGGAGTGCGCGGCCTACGAGCCGACCAAGGAGTTCCGAGACGTCGTCCGGGCTCTGCGGCTAGGCGACCGCCTGCGGCTGTTCGGGGAGCTGCGCGCCGAGCCCCGCACCCTCAACATTGAGAAATTGCAGGTGGTATCCACGGCGCCGGAGCTGCGCAAGGTCTCCAACCCCCGGTGCCCCGCCTGCGGCGGCCCCACCAAGTCCATAGGTTCCTCCGGAGGTTACCGCTGCAAGAAGTGCGGGGCCAAGAACGACCTTCCGCCGGCGACGGCCGAGGTGCCCAGGAGCATCTCACCGGGCTGGTACGAACCTCCGGTCTGCGCCCGGCGCCACCTGGGCAAACCGCTGAAAAGAATGGGACTATAA
- a CDS encoding ORC1-type DNA replication protein — protein MESNVFTQHMDRKQIFKKNNREILRPSYIPDMLPHRQEEINSLASVLVTALKGERPSNILIFGKTGTGKTACVKFIGNEIKKASGEESKAIFIYMNCEVVDTSYGVLQNIGNQFVKDFDQRIPFTGLSIMQVYNMLRDKLDEQNQVIIIALDEIDKLVYKSGDDVLYLLSKINDDLKKARVSIIGISNDLLFTEMLDTRVRSRMEGERMVFPPYNADQLKDILRQRSSLAFDDGALEEAVIPLCAALAAQEHGDARRALDLLRISAEIAERDNADRVAELHVLKAKNKMELDCVSEAIRTLPTQSKLVLMCIVTNVERGVEKLTTGDVYETYKETSRILGMGPLTQRRITDLISELDMLGIIHARVRSFGRGGRTKEIDMGVPLAETKKVLEEDEIFIGLKHYKQKNQTTLM, from the coding sequence ATGGAATCCAACGTATTCACGCAGCACATGGACCGCAAGCAGATATTCAAGAAGAACAACCGTGAGATCCTGCGGCCATCTTACATCCCGGACATGCTGCCTCACCGCCAGGAAGAGATCAATTCCCTGGCTTCCGTTCTGGTCACCGCCCTGAAGGGGGAGAGGCCCAGCAACATACTCATATTCGGCAAGACCGGGACGGGGAAGACGGCCTGCGTAAAGTTCATCGGCAACGAGATCAAGAAAGCGAGCGGCGAAGAGAGCAAGGCCATCTTCATCTACATGAACTGCGAGGTGGTGGACACTTCGTACGGTGTGCTGCAGAACATCGGCAACCAGTTCGTCAAGGACTTCGACCAACGCATACCCTTCACCGGCCTGAGCATCATGCAGGTCTACAACATGCTGCGGGACAAGCTCGACGAGCAGAACCAGGTCATCATCATCGCCCTGGACGAGATAGACAAGCTGGTCTATAAGAGCGGGGACGATGTCCTTTACCTATTGTCCAAAATAAACGACGACCTGAAGAAAGCTCGCGTATCGATCATAGGCATTTCCAACGACCTGCTGTTCACCGAGATGCTCGACACCCGTGTGCGCAGCCGCATGGAAGGTGAGCGGATGGTCTTCCCGCCCTACAACGCCGACCAGCTCAAGGACATCCTGCGGCAGAGGTCCTCCCTGGCCTTCGACGACGGGGCGCTGGAAGAAGCGGTCATACCGTTATGCGCTGCCCTGGCCGCCCAGGAGCACGGGGACGCCCGCCGGGCCCTCGACCTTCTGCGCATCTCCGCGGAGATCGCCGAGCGGGACAACGCGGACAGGGTCGCGGAGCTGCACGTCCTGAAGGCCAAGAACAAGATGGAGCTGGACTGCGTGAGCGAGGCCATCCGCACGCTGCCCACGCAATCCAAGCTGGTGCTCATGTGCATCGTGACCAACGTGGAACGGGGGGTGGAGAAGCTGACCACCGGCGACGTCTATGAGACGTACAAGGAGACGTCCCGCATCCTCGGTATGGGCCCGTTGACGCAGCGCAGGATTACCGACCTCATATCCGAACTGGACATGCTGGGTATCATCCACGCCCGGGTGCGCTCCTTCGGGCGCGGAGGGCGGACCAAGGAGATAGATATGGGCGTGCCATTGGCCGAGACCAAGAAGGTGCTAGAAGAGGACGAAATCTTTATCGGCCTGAAGCACTACAAGCAGAAGAACCAGACCACGCTCATGTGA
- the hflX gene encoding GTPase HflX: MTVRKGALISLHQDVAEIEELCRSADIDLVFEIVQQRTRPDRSYFLGKGRFRALQELLKERDVEVLVINGDLKPSQHFNLENGLKKECLDRIGVVLDIFTSRAESRESKLQVELARLHYQVPLMREWVHSAKAGEHPGFLGAGEYTVDVYYNVIRRRIAQIEEELRGLARDGDLRRGVRQYKGFRAVCLAGYTNAGKSSLMRRLTGEEVLVADRMFSTLGTTTRRVGSTKVLLTDTVGFLRDLPHYMIESFRNTLRDIYTADLVILVVDSSEPLYDVNVKVGAVQDILGSGVPGGRILVALNKCDVDPDRMTDMMTIVNDLLDPLAVVPISAMTGEGVDSLMDVVSTYLRPPVLVRFSANNTSAASTVISRIYEDYYVESIEYSDVVKVVFRCTVDDVDSIMDVIYDLPGISNVISESDNKYDR, translated from the coding sequence GTGACCGTAAGAAAGGGCGCTTTGATAAGTTTGCATCAGGATGTTGCTGAGATAGAGGAGCTGTGTCGCTCTGCTGATATAGACCTCGTCTTCGAGATTGTGCAGCAGCGGACCAGACCAGACCGGTCCTATTTTCTTGGAAAGGGAAGGTTCCGGGCGCTCCAAGAGCTGCTGAAGGAGAGGGACGTGGAGGTGCTGGTGATCAACGGCGACCTGAAGCCGTCGCAGCACTTCAACCTGGAGAACGGCTTGAAGAAGGAGTGCCTGGACCGCATCGGCGTGGTGCTGGACATTTTCACGTCCAGGGCGGAGAGCCGAGAGTCCAAGCTGCAGGTAGAGCTGGCCAGATTGCACTACCAGGTTCCGTTGATGAGGGAGTGGGTGCACAGCGCGAAGGCTGGGGAGCACCCGGGATTCCTTGGTGCTGGTGAGTATACGGTGGATGTGTATTACAACGTCATCCGGAGAAGGATAGCCCAGATCGAGGAGGAGCTGCGGGGGCTGGCCCGGGACGGGGACCTCCGCAGGGGCGTTCGGCAGTACAAGGGGTTTAGGGCGGTCTGCCTGGCCGGTTATACGAACGCCGGAAAGTCGTCCCTGATGCGAAGGCTGACCGGGGAAGAGGTCCTGGTGGCCGATCGCATGTTCTCCACGCTGGGGACGACCACCAGACGGGTGGGGTCCACCAAGGTCCTGCTCACTGACACGGTCGGTTTCCTTAGGGACCTGCCTCACTATATGATAGAATCGTTCCGGAACACCTTGCGGGACATCTACACCGCAGACCTGGTGATATTGGTGGTCGATTCGTCCGAGCCGCTCTATGATGTGAATGTGAAGGTGGGGGCGGTGCAGGACATATTGGGAAGCGGGGTCCCGGGGGGCCGTATCCTGGTGGCATTAAACAAGTGCGACGTCGATCCGGACCGCATGACGGACATGATGACGATCGTCAATGATCTGTTGGATCCACTGGCCGTGGTCCCTATTTCGGCGATGACTGGGGAGGGTGTCGATTCGTTGATGGACGTGGTGAGCACCTATTTGCGACCACCGGTGCTGGTCCGTTTTTCCGCCAACAATACCTCTGCAGCTTCTACCGTTATTTCAAGGATCTATGAGGATTATTATGTTGAATCTATAGAATATTCGGATGTGGTCAAGGTGGTGTTCCGGTGTACGGTCGATGATGTGGATTCGATCATGGACGTTATCTACGACCTTCCAGGAATTTCTAATGTTATAAGTGAAAGTGATAATAAGTATGATAGATAG
- the ftsY gene encoding signal recognition particle-docking protein FtsY, whose product MFDSLKKILGLKKKDIEDTAKVEDVVGDSGKKISEKDLDDLLWELELVLLEADVALPIVEEIKTSVRADLLGKRVDRSYRVEDAIEMALKNAVLNVLKGSEFDFDSFVAAHEKPVIIMFLGINGTGKTTAIAKIANRLQKQGLTVVLSASDTFRAGAIEQITIHGDNLGSKVIKHQAGGDPAAVAYDALEHAKARKRDVVLVDTAGRMQTNANLMDEMKKIKRVVKPHLTVFVGDSLAGNDAIEQARTFEKEIGIDVVILTKIDADAKGGAALSIAHSIKKPIAFLSNGQGYEDLIKFDSQWMVDRLFNEKKD is encoded by the coding sequence ATGTTCGATTCCCTCAAGAAGATCCTGGGCCTGAAGAAGAAGGACATCGAGGACACCGCCAAGGTGGAGGACGTCGTCGGTGACTCCGGCAAGAAGATCTCGGAGAAGGATCTGGATGACCTTCTGTGGGAATTGGAACTGGTTCTATTGGAAGCGGACGTCGCCCTTCCTATTGTTGAGGAGATAAAGACGTCCGTACGCGCGGACCTTTTGGGGAAGCGGGTGGACCGCTCCTACCGGGTGGAGGACGCCATCGAGATGGCCCTCAAGAACGCCGTCCTCAACGTCCTGAAGGGCAGCGAGTTCGACTTTGATTCGTTCGTCGCCGCGCACGAGAAACCGGTCATCATCATGTTCCTGGGCATAAACGGCACCGGGAAGACCACGGCCATCGCCAAGATAGCCAACCGCCTGCAGAAGCAGGGGCTGACCGTGGTCCTCTCGGCCTCGGATACCTTCCGCGCCGGGGCCATCGAGCAGATAACCATACACGGCGACAACCTGGGCAGCAAGGTCATAAAGCACCAGGCCGGGGGCGACCCGGCCGCCGTAGCCTACGACGCCCTGGAGCATGCCAAGGCCCGCAAGCGCGACGTGGTGCTGGTCGATACCGCGGGACGAATGCAGACCAACGCCAACCTCATGGACGAGATGAAGAAGATCAAGCGCGTGGTGAAGCCTCATCTCACCGTCTTCGTCGGCGATTCGCTCGCTGGTAACGACGCCATCGAGCAGGCCCGCACGTTCGAGAAGGAGATCGGCATCGATGTGGTCATCCTCACCAAGATAGACGCGGACGCCAAGGGCGGAGCGGCCCTGTCCATCGCCCACTCCATAAAGAAGCCCATCGCCTTTCTGTCCAATGGCCAGGGCTACGAGGACCTTATAAAGTTCGACAGCCAGTGGATGGTTGACCGGCTGTTCAACGAGAAGAAGGATTGA
- the pfdA gene encoding prefoldin subunit alpha, giving the protein MNEQEMSQAMATMDTYKAQMEAMNEQGQLLQMSLEDASRAHDTLEALAKGKPGDELLMPVGGSSYVYAIIARSDRVLVGVGTGVTVEKPVEEAVTIIKARIDEIMDAMKKVSESRTIIDSKMQQLTQILQQEYAKMQQKGLKG; this is encoded by the coding sequence ATGAACGAGCAGGAGATGAGCCAGGCCATGGCCACCATGGACACCTACAAGGCCCAGATGGAGGCCATGAACGAGCAGGGTCAGCTGTTGCAGATGTCTTTGGAGGACGCTTCCCGGGCCCATGACACCCTGGAGGCGTTGGCCAAGGGCAAGCCCGGCGACGAGCTGCTCATGCCCGTTGGCGGCAGCTCCTACGTCTACGCTATCATCGCCCGCAGCGACCGCGTGCTGGTCGGGGTGGGCACCGGGGTGACGGTGGAAAAGCCGGTCGAGGAGGCCGTGACCATCATCAAAGCCCGCATCGATGAGATCATGGACGCCATGAAGAAGGTGAGCGAGAGCCGCACGATCATAGACTCCAAGATGCAGCAGCTCACCCAGATCCTGCAGCAGGAATACGCCAAGATGCAGCAGAAGGGCCTGAAAGGGTAA
- a CDS encoding M20 family metallo-hydrolase, which translates to MPSLEQLLSNVGSHREEMVGALSDMIRIPAIGPENGGSGELERARFLRDILEHSKFDDVEMYDALDERVRLRLRPNIVARRRGKTDQTIWIVAHMDTVPPGDLNVWNTPPFSPRLVDGKLYGLGTEDNGQALIAGLFAAEALMNMDVELERGIGMVLVADEEAGNEKGIKFLLQEGVFKKGDIMFVPDHGTPRGDEVEIAEKHILWLKFTVTGKQVHASRPDLGINAMRMGSELIVFLQDFLQRKYSERDALFTPDRCTFEPTKRLQTVGNVNTIPGEDVFYFDCRILPRYDVDTVISDITAVIGIFEQKTGTQIKVEPVQLTRSGPPSDIEGEGMKALKWAVQKVRGVEPKPVGIGGGTCANFFRLAGMDAYVWQTIEELAHQPNEYCVIDNMVSDAKVFATVLAALCCGNQFQA; encoded by the coding sequence ATGCCTAGTCTGGAACAGCTCTTGTCTAACGTGGGGTCCCACCGCGAGGAGATGGTGGGCGCACTCAGCGATATGATCAGGATACCGGCCATAGGGCCGGAGAACGGAGGCAGCGGGGAACTGGAAAGGGCCCGCTTCCTGCGCGACATCCTGGAGCACTCCAAGTTCGACGACGTGGAGATGTACGACGCCCTGGACGAGAGGGTCCGGCTCAGGCTCAGACCGAACATCGTGGCCCGCCGCCGCGGAAAGACGGACCAGACCATCTGGATCGTGGCGCACATGGACACCGTGCCGCCGGGGGACCTCAACGTCTGGAACACCCCCCCGTTCTCCCCGCGCCTGGTGGACGGCAAGCTCTACGGGCTGGGGACCGAGGACAACGGCCAGGCGCTCATCGCCGGGCTGTTCGCCGCCGAGGCCCTCATGAACATGGACGTAGAGCTGGAGAGAGGCATCGGCATGGTGCTGGTGGCCGACGAGGAGGCGGGGAACGAGAAGGGCATAAAGTTCCTGCTCCAGGAAGGTGTCTTCAAGAAGGGCGACATCATGTTCGTCCCGGACCACGGGACCCCCAGAGGGGACGAGGTCGAGATCGCCGAGAAGCACATACTCTGGCTGAAGTTCACCGTGACCGGCAAGCAGGTGCACGCCTCACGGCCCGACCTGGGCATCAACGCCATGCGCATGGGCTCCGAGCTCATCGTGTTCCTGCAGGACTTCCTGCAGAGGAAGTACAGCGAGCGGGACGCGCTGTTCACCCCGGACCGCTGCACCTTCGAGCCTACGAAGCGGTTGCAGACCGTGGGCAACGTGAACACCATTCCCGGGGAGGACGTGTTCTACTTCGATTGCCGCATACTGCCCCGCTACGACGTGGACACCGTGATCAGCGACATCACCGCGGTGATAGGCATATTCGAGCAGAAGACCGGCACCCAGATCAAGGTCGAACCAGTTCAGCTGACCCGCAGCGGGCCTCCCTCCGACATAGAGGGCGAGGGCATGAAGGCCCTGAAGTGGGCGGTGCAGAAGGTCAGGGGCGTGGAACCGAAGCCGGTGGGCATCGGCGGCGGCACCTGCGCCAACTTCTTCCGCCTGGCCGGCATGGACGCCTACGTCTGGCAGACCATTGAGGAATTGGCGCACCAGCCCAACGAGTACTGCGTCATCGACAACATGGTGAGCGACGCCAAAGTGTTCGCCACGGTGCTGGCGGCGCTGTGCTGCGGCAACCAGTTCCAGGCCTAA
- a CDS encoding S26 family signal peptidase — MFDEESEFWAAVRRFRVLIAILLVVALLEGALLAYSGVWPPLYAVKSNSMQHSDRESALGVIDTGDLIIVKSSDGDDVRTYVECYPLGDKSFGDYGDVIVYERYGFYHLTWICHRAMLRLEYNESGGGFDAPSLADLPADKWGNGECEDGRWWNLSERVEIYDVGYRSATLRVNLTELLEYFTVFGPCHGGLITMGDHNLELVDGEWLGLCDQSSVTDMCREPIPDDWIKGKAGVEIPWLGLIRLYVNGGKNVYTPENSKGGLILVLSLFVLVPLSIELARMVWREGGKRPGNRIRERRKRGKG, encoded by the coding sequence TTGTTCGATGAGGAGAGCGAGTTCTGGGCCGCGGTCCGGCGCTTCCGGGTCTTGATCGCCATATTATTGGTCGTGGCGCTGTTGGAGGGCGCGCTGTTGGCCTACAGCGGTGTGTGGCCTCCGCTGTACGCAGTGAAATCGAACAGCATGCAACATAGCGACAGGGAAAGCGCTCTGGGGGTCATCGACACCGGGGATCTGATCATAGTCAAATCTTCAGATGGCGATGATGTCCGTACGTACGTGGAGTGCTATCCCCTCGGGGATAAGAGCTTCGGAGATTACGGGGACGTCATCGTCTATGAGCGCTATGGGTTCTATCATCTCACCTGGATATGTCATCGGGCCATGTTGCGCCTGGAGTACAACGAATCGGGCGGCGGGTTCGACGCCCCCTCTTTGGCCGACCTGCCAGCAGATAAGTGGGGGAACGGGGAATGTGAGGACGGGCGTTGGTGGAACCTGTCCGAGCGCGTGGAGATCTACGACGTCGGTTACCGTTCGGCCACCCTCCGGGTAAACCTGACCGAGCTGCTAGAATATTTCACGGTGTTCGGGCCTTGCCATGGCGGCCTCATTACCATGGGCGACCACAACCTTGAACTGGTCGACGGCGAGTGGTTGGGGCTCTGCGATCAGTCCTCGGTCACCGATATGTGCCGGGAACCTATTCCTGACGATTGGATCAAGGGGAAGGCGGGGGTGGAGATCCCCTGGCTGGGGCTGATCCGGCTCTATGTGAACGGTGGCAAGAATGTATACACCCCGGAGAACAGCAAGGGCGGTCTGATATTGGTGCTGTCATTGTTCGTCCTGGTGCCCCTGTCGATCGAGCTTGCCCGGATGGTATGGAGGGAAGGGGGGAAGCGCCCTGGGAATAGGATAAGAGAGAGGCGAAAGCGCGGGAAGGGCTGA
- a CDS encoding acetyl-CoA C-acetyltransferase, with translation MQDVVIIGAARTAIGKFGGSLKDVPATQLGSVAIAEAVRRSGLQGSDIQECIMGNVLSASLGQNPARQAAVSAGLPVEIGSTTINKVCGSGMKSVMFAANAIKAEEYEVIVAGGMENMNAAPYLLKQARFGYRLNDNKIVDHMVHDGLWDIFNDMHMGHTAEIVAERFHVTREQADLLSYQSHVKALKAQTEGKFQKEIVPVVLTGKKGDTVFDKDEGIRPDTTVEALSKLQPAFRKDGMVTAGNSSQLSDGAAALVVCSRRYAEEKGIRPLAEVVGYATGGTKPEWIMEAPIPATRKLLGKLSMDIQDVDLFEHNEAFATASVAVRAELKVPEDRFNVHGGAIALGHPIGCSGARVLTSLIYALKDQGKRTGLATLCLGGGNAVSMVVRV, from the coding sequence ATGCAAGACGTGGTCATAATCGGTGCGGCAAGGACCGCCATAGGCAAGTTCGGTGGATCGCTGAAGGACGTCCCGGCCACGCAGCTCGGCTCCGTGGCCATCGCGGAGGCGGTGCGCCGCTCCGGCCTGCAAGGCTCCGATATCCAGGAATGTATCATGGGCAACGTGCTCTCCGCATCGCTAGGCCAGAACCCCGCCCGGCAGGCGGCGGTTAGCGCCGGGCTGCCGGTGGAGATCGGCTCGACCACCATAAACAAGGTCTGCGGCTCTGGAATGAAATCAGTGATGTTCGCCGCCAACGCCATCAAGGCCGAGGAGTACGAGGTCATTGTGGCCGGGGGCATGGAGAACATGAACGCCGCCCCCTACCTGCTGAAACAGGCCCGTTTCGGTTACCGGCTCAACGACAACAAGATCGTGGACCACATGGTGCACGACGGGCTGTGGGACATATTCAACGACATGCACATGGGCCACACCGCTGAGATCGTGGCCGAGCGGTTCCACGTCACCCGGGAGCAGGCCGACCTGCTGTCCTACCAGAGCCACGTCAAGGCCCTGAAGGCCCAGACGGAAGGCAAGTTCCAGAAGGAGATCGTGCCCGTGGTCCTGACGGGCAAGAAGGGCGACACCGTGTTCGACAAGGACGAGGGGATACGACCCGATACGACCGTCGAGGCTCTGTCCAAGCTCCAGCCGGCCTTCCGCAAGGACGGGATGGTCACCGCCGGCAACTCCTCGCAGCTGAGCGACGGGGCGGCGGCGTTGGTCGTCTGCTCCAGACGATACGCGGAGGAAAAGGGCATCAGGCCCCTGGCCGAGGTCGTGGGCTATGCCACCGGGGGCACGAAACCGGAATGGATAATGGAGGCGCCCATCCCCGCCACCCGCAAGCTGCTGGGCAAGCTGAGCATGGACATCCAGGACGTCGACCTGTTCGAGCACAACGAGGCCTTCGCCACCGCCTCGGTGGCGGTGCGCGCCGAACTGAAAGTGCCAGAGGACCGCTTCAACGTGCACGGCGGGGCCATCGCCCTAGGGCACCCCATCGGCTGCTCCGGGGCCCGCGTGCTGACGTCGTTGATCTACGCCCTCAAGGACCAGGGCAAGCGGACCGGGCTGGCCACGCTGTGCCTGGGGGGAGGGAACGCCGTGTCCATGGTGGTGCGCGTCTAA